The Planctomycetota bacterium genome window below encodes:
- the queF gene encoding NADPH-dependent 7-cyano-7-deazaguanine reductase QueF, giving the protein MSASFRDTLEIFANQFPGRDYKIEIVCPEFTSVCPKTGQPDFGVLTITYTPAEKCIELKSLKLYLQQFRNEGIFYEHVTNRILDDLVAVSQPRWMELRAAFTPRGGISTTVSVEHKATSG; this is encoded by the coding sequence ATGTCTGCCAGCTTTCGCGATACCCTTGAAATCTTCGCCAATCAGTTCCCCGGGCGCGACTATAAAATCGAGATCGTCTGCCCGGAGTTCACGAGCGTCTGCCCCAAGACCGGGCAGCCTGACTTTGGCGTGCTGACCATCACCTACACGCCGGCCGAGAAGTGCATCGAGTTGAAGAGCCTGAAGCTGTACTTGCAGCAGTTTCGCAACGAAGGCATCTTCTACGAGCACGTCACGAACCGGATTCTCGACGACCTGGTCGCCGTCAGCCAACCCCGCTGGATGGAGCTGCGAGCGGCGTTCACCCCTCGCGGTGGTATTTCGACCACGGTAAGCGTGGAACACAAGGCGACTAGCGGTTAG
- a CDS encoding TolC family protein, with translation MRPWLGLLSAMILGLVAVAQGQGPPNPPLGPTLRVVAQQAAPPIAQPSQVQAPPSAIPPVAMPPAAVPGAEMLPPALQAIAPLTLGQCSGLALANHPNLIVAQANVEQAYGQVVQAGLYPNPRLDNGNPQFILGGLNSVYNVGLTQTVVRGGKLRLSQSAAREALRQAELDIITTRFNVLTDVRNQFVIVLATQERIATLERLVTILQHSETISSDLLRAGRVSESDLLLTRIERRRAESNLRSEQQQIIGYRRQLATLLGIANYPIGQVTGDLKARVPLLDDAPLAPEMVDNNSQVRRAEVDINRVRFLLGRARADSIPDLIAQGGYQYLIGDNPSQATIGLYMDVPIFNRNQGNIRAANAQIRESSAQLGVTRLDLFRQLADAESDYRAAANVVRNYEEGLIPDATRALELIQRGYEQGLFDILRVLQAQRSLFEANLDYIQAQQTRLTAAAKLAGLLQLDTFP, from the coding sequence ATGCGACCTTGGCTCGGCCTACTCTCCGCGATGATCCTCGGGCTGGTGGCTGTTGCCCAGGGACAGGGACCGCCAAACCCACCGCTGGGGCCAACCTTGCGTGTAGTGGCCCAGCAGGCCGCTCCCCCTATCGCACAACCATCGCAAGTTCAAGCGCCGCCGAGTGCCATTCCGCCAGTTGCCATGCCGCCGGCCGCGGTCCCCGGCGCCGAAATGCTGCCCCCAGCGCTACAGGCGATCGCGCCGTTGACACTCGGCCAATGCTCGGGGCTCGCGCTGGCCAACCATCCGAACCTGATCGTGGCCCAGGCTAACGTCGAGCAAGCCTACGGCCAGGTGGTGCAAGCCGGGCTCTATCCCAACCCACGCCTCGACAACGGCAACCCGCAGTTCATCCTGGGCGGGCTCAACTCGGTCTACAACGTCGGTCTGACCCAAACCGTGGTCCGCGGCGGCAAGTTGCGGCTGAGCCAAAGCGCGGCGCGCGAGGCGCTGCGACAAGCGGAACTCGATATCATCACTACCCGGTTCAACGTCTTGACCGACGTCCGCAATCAGTTCGTCATCGTCCTGGCGACGCAAGAAAGAATCGCCACGCTCGAGCGGCTGGTCACGATTTTGCAGCACTCCGAGACAATCAGTTCCGACTTGCTCCGCGCCGGCCGGGTAAGCGAGAGCGATTTGCTGTTGACCCGTATTGAGCGCCGCCGCGCCGAGTCGAATTTGCGCAGCGAGCAGCAACAGATCATTGGCTATCGCCGGCAACTGGCCACGTTGCTGGGTATTGCCAACTACCCCATCGGGCAAGTCACCGGCGATCTGAAGGCGCGCGTGCCGTTGCTGGACGACGCACCCTTGGCGCCGGAAATGGTCGACAACAACTCTCAGGTCCGCCGCGCCGAAGTCGATATCAATCGGGTGCGGTTCCTATTGGGCCGGGCGCGCGCCGACTCGATTCCCGACTTAATCGCGCAAGGGGGTTACCAATACCTGATTGGCGACAATCCCTCTCAGGCGACGATCGGCTTGTACATGGACGTGCCGATCTTCAACCGCAATCAGGGGAACATTCGCGCGGCCAATGCCCAGATTCGCGAATCGTCAGCTCAACTGGGGGTGACGCGACTCGATCTGTTTCGCCAATTGGCCGACGCCGAAAGCGACTACCGAGCGGCCGCCAACGTAGTGCGTAATTACGAGGAAGGCCTGATCCCCGACGCCACCCGAGCGCTGGAATTGATTCAACGCGGCTATGAGCAGGGGCTATTCGACATCTTGCGCGTGCTACAGGCCCAGCGCTCGCTGTTCGAAGCGAATCTGGATTACATTCAGGCCCAGCAGACCCGGCTGACCGCGGCCGCGAAATTGGCCGGGTTGTTGCAACTCGACACGTTTCCGTAA
- a CDS encoding 7-carboxy-7-deazaguanine synthase QueE, with the protein MKIAEHYLSIQGEGALTGVESVFVRTSGCNLRCWFCDTPFTSWHPEGDDLAIDEILARIERHDCPHVVITGGEPMLHAELVPLTERLHALGKHITIETAGTLYLPVRCDLMSISPKLSNSAPPRSEDPRWHARHERTRNAPDVIAHLVAEYDYQVKFVVDTPADCDEVEGYLAKMRCIERDRVWLMPQGIQPEALVKQGEWLRPHCKQAGLHFCARRHIEWFGLVRGT; encoded by the coding sequence ATGAAAATCGCCGAACATTACTTGTCGATCCAAGGAGAAGGGGCGCTGACCGGCGTCGAGAGCGTCTTCGTGCGCACCAGCGGTTGCAATCTGCGATGCTGGTTCTGTGATACGCCGTTTACCTCGTGGCATCCCGAGGGGGACGACCTGGCGATCGATGAAATCCTCGCGCGCATCGAGCGGCACGATTGCCCGCACGTGGTCATCACCGGCGGCGAGCCGATGTTGCACGCCGAGCTAGTGCCGCTGACCGAACGACTGCACGCGCTGGGCAAGCACATTACGATCGAGACGGCCGGCACGCTTTATTTGCCGGTGCGATGCGATCTGATGTCGATTAGCCCCAAGCTGTCGAACTCGGCGCCGCCGCGCAGCGAGGATCCGCGTTGGCACGCCCGGCACGAGCGCACGCGCAACGCGCCCGACGTGATTGCCCACCTGGTGGCCGAGTACGACTATCAGGTGAAGTTCGTCGTCGACACGCCGGCCGATTGCGACGAGGTCGAAGGTTATCTCGCCAAGATGCGGTGCATCGAGCGCGACCGGGTCTGGCTGATGCCGCAAGGCATCCAGCCCGAGGCGCTGGTTAAGCAAGGGGAATGGCTGCGGCCCCATTGCAAGCAGGCGGGGCTGCATTTCTGTGCCCGGCGACACATCGAGTGGTTTGGGCTTGTCCGGGGCACCTGA
- a CDS encoding aspartate 1-decarboxylase: MLRRMFKSKIHRATVTDANLDYEGSITIDPLLMEAADILPGEQVHVWNVTRGSRLTTYAIVAERGTGTVCVNGAGAHLVSRGDLVIVATFVDLNDQEARAFKPRIILVDEKNRLRS, from the coding sequence ATGCTGCGTCGGATGTTCAAAAGCAAGATTCACCGGGCCACGGTGACCGATGCCAACCTCGACTACGAGGGGAGCATCACCATCGACCCGCTGCTGATGGAGGCGGCCGACATCCTGCCCGGCGAGCAGGTCCACGTCTGGAACGTGACGCGCGGCAGCCGGTTGACGACCTATGCCATTGTGGCCGAGCGCGGCACCGGGACGGTCTGCGTGAATGGCGCGGGAGCCCATCTGGTCAGCCGCGGCGATCTGGTGATCGTGGCGACGTTTGTCGATCTCAACGATCAAGAAGCCCGGGCGTTCAAGCCGCGGATCATCCTGGTTGACGAAAAGAATCGGCTGCGCTCGTAG
- a CDS encoding helix-turn-helix transcriptional regulator — MPRKNFRELKDKLPVEVRARAKARAKEMIAEMLLAEIRQSVGLTQEQLAAALGVAQPTLSRLESQHDIQVSTLRRLVNALGGTLELVAHLPGGTIRITQFDDAA; from the coding sequence ATGCCAAGAAAGAACTTTCGCGAACTCAAAGACAAACTGCCGGTCGAAGTGCGCGCACGAGCCAAAGCGCGGGCCAAGGAAATGATCGCGGAAATGCTGCTGGCCGAGATTCGCCAGTCGGTAGGTCTTACCCAGGAGCAACTCGCCGCTGCGCTCGGTGTGGCGCAACCGACGTTGTCACGGTTGGAATCGCAGCACGACATCCAGGTCAGCACGCTGCGACGGTTGGTGAACGCTCTTGGCGGCACTTTGGAACTTGTCGCCCATTTGCCGGGCGGCACGATTCGAATCACGCAATTCGACGACGCGGCGTGA
- a CDS encoding TIGR03067 domain-containing protein has protein sequence MTRFLSFVAACALIASWTFAAEPAEKAADKSDEEQVIGTWRLPKDAMKLIPNLSDDVEAFVLAFDSEGWKLTLQFEQGSQDIAGSYAMEPKYTPKTLDMAIKAGAQELGTISCLYKIDGDKLTIRFSKDQSKTGRPADLDSDSEDYVTLVFEREKKE, from the coding sequence ATGACGCGGTTCTTGTCATTCGTGGCGGCGTGTGCGTTGATCGCTTCTTGGACGTTCGCGGCCGAGCCGGCCGAGAAGGCTGCCGACAAGTCTGACGAGGAGCAGGTCATCGGCACCTGGCGGCTTCCCAAGGACGCCATGAAGCTGATTCCGAACCTGTCGGACGACGTCGAAGCTTTTGTCCTGGCATTCGACAGCGAAGGCTGGAAGCTGACGCTGCAATTCGAGCAAGGCTCCCAGGACATCGCGGGCTCGTACGCCATGGAGCCCAAGTACACCCCCAAGACGCTCGACATGGCGATCAAGGCGGGCGCGCAAGAGTTGGGGACGATCAGCTGCCTGTACAAGATCGATGGGGACAAGCTGACGATCCGCTTCAGCAAGGATCAGAGCAAGACGGGCCGGCCCGCCGACCTGGACTCGGACTCGGAAGATTACGTCACGCTGGTGTTTGAACGCGAGAAGAAGGAATAG
- the queC gene encoding 7-cyano-7-deazaguanine synthase QueC produces MSERAVVLLSGGLDSATVAALVRSQGCQWHALSVDYGQRHRWELDAARRVAVAMNATEHRIAHVDLGQFGGSALTADIAVPKDRDERTMSAGIPVTYVPARNTVFLSLALGFAEVVGAADIFVGVNAVDYSGYPDCRPAFIEAFERLANLATKTAVEGTMKFTLHAPLISMTKAEIIRTGTKLGVDYRLTHSCYDPLSDGRPCRRCDACRLRERGFEEAGLVDPLVGT; encoded by the coding sequence ATGAGCGAGCGGGCGGTCGTACTACTGTCGGGCGGGCTCGACTCCGCCACGGTGGCGGCCTTGGTGCGAAGCCAGGGCTGTCAGTGGCATGCGCTGTCGGTCGACTATGGCCAGCGGCATCGCTGGGAGCTTGACGCCGCGCGACGCGTGGCCGTGGCGATGAATGCCACGGAACATCGGATCGCCCACGTCGATCTGGGCCAATTCGGCGGCAGCGCCCTGACCGCCGATATCGCCGTGCCCAAGGATCGAGACGAGCGGACGATGTCGGCCGGGATTCCGGTGACCTATGTACCGGCGCGGAATACGGTCTTCTTGTCCCTGGCGCTGGGCTTTGCCGAAGTGGTGGGGGCGGCCGACATTTTCGTCGGCGTGAATGCCGTCGATTACAGCGGCTATCCCGATTGCCGGCCGGCGTTCATCGAAGCTTTCGAGCGCTTGGCCAACCTGGCCACCAAGACGGCCGTCGAGGGTACGATGAAGTTCACGCTGCACGCGCCGCTGATCTCGATGACCAAGGCCGAGATTATTCGCACGGGCACGAAACTGGGCGTCGACTATCGCCTGACCCACAGTTGTTACGACCCGCTGTCGGATGGCCGCCCGTGCCGGCGCTGCGACGCTTGCCGCCTGCGCGAGCGGGGCTTTGAAGAAGCGGGGCTCGTCGACCCGCTGGTCGGTACATGA
- a CDS encoding amidohydrolase family protein, whose amino-acid sequence MPRAAIRCCLVILAWAVAGSAQAEPTRQTALYQRIKAHLNQVRAIDTHDHLFPFDKLPAAVDTEQGKQVNLAGLWLNSYFRVMNPLPVWQTGQQFDDWWQRAQPNFDNARSMSVYRYLLPAFQDLYGVDFNTLTLEHARALNEQVIKNYRNEDWIYHVVTQRANIEVMFNDQNWARFEFKTDYDFTVQVMNTNTLIDGFHPSEFKIATSDPYEFARRQQLPLETLDDYVRVIDRLVADAKERGVICLKSTLAYTRTLHYEAATREQAQAAFGKPREELSTAQIKTFQDYIMGKLAKTAARHNLPFQFHTGWGRVQGSNPLLLVDLIESNPNTKFLLFHSGYPWVGESAVIAARHRNVWLDSNWLPTLNYSMAKRAYHEWLDGVPSNKIMWGGDCNNAEGIYGATETTRRCLAEVLAEKVDRGDLLEAQALKIGEQILRENALALFPQLKARVKPPASEANDARKQ is encoded by the coding sequence ATGCCACGCGCCGCGATTCGCTGTTGCCTTGTGATCCTCGCATGGGCGGTCGCCGGCTCCGCCCAGGCCGAGCCGACGCGGCAGACCGCGCTGTACCAGCGGATCAAGGCGCACCTGAACCAGGTTCGCGCGATCGACACGCACGATCATCTGTTCCCGTTCGACAAGCTGCCAGCCGCCGTCGATACCGAACAAGGCAAGCAAGTGAACCTGGCGGGCCTGTGGTTGAACAGCTACTTCCGCGTGATGAATCCGTTGCCTGTCTGGCAAACTGGCCAGCAGTTCGACGACTGGTGGCAACGCGCCCAGCCAAACTTCGACAACGCTCGCTCAATGAGCGTCTATCGCTATCTGCTCCCGGCGTTTCAGGACTTGTACGGCGTCGATTTCAACACGCTCACGCTGGAACATGCTCGCGCGTTGAACGAACAAGTAATTAAGAACTACAGGAACGAGGACTGGATCTATCACGTGGTAACCCAGCGGGCGAACATCGAAGTGATGTTCAACGATCAGAACTGGGCACGCTTTGAATTCAAAACTGATTACGACTTCACCGTGCAGGTGATGAATACAAACACCCTGATCGACGGGTTTCACCCCTCGGAGTTCAAGATTGCCACGAGCGACCCTTATGAGTTCGCCCGCCGTCAGCAATTGCCCCTCGAGACCTTGGACGACTACGTGCGCGTGATCGACCGGCTGGTCGCCGACGCCAAAGAGCGCGGGGTGATTTGCCTGAAATCGACGCTGGCGTACACGCGGACGTTGCACTACGAGGCGGCCACGCGCGAGCAGGCCCAAGCGGCCTTCGGCAAGCCGCGCGAGGAACTTTCGACCGCGCAGATCAAGACGTTCCAGGATTACATCATGGGCAAGCTGGCAAAGACTGCGGCCCGGCACAACTTGCCGTTTCAGTTTCACACCGGCTGGGGGCGCGTGCAGGGCTCGAATCCGCTGCTGCTGGTCGACCTGATCGAGTCGAATCCGAACACGAAGTTTCTGCTGTTTCACAGCGGCTACCCCTGGGTGGGCGAGTCGGCGGTGATTGCCGCGCGCCATCGGAACGTCTGGCTCGATTCGAACTGGCTGCCGACGTTGAACTACTCGATGGCCAAGCGCGCCTACCACGAGTGGCTCGACGGCGTGCCGTCGAACAAGATCATGTGGGGCGGCGACTGCAACAATGCTGAGGGGATTTACGGCGCGACCGAAACGACGCGCCGCTGCCTGGCCGAAGTGCTGGCCGAGAAAGTCGATCGAGGCGATCTGCTCGAAGCCCAGGCGCTGAAGATCGGCGAACAAATCCTGCGTGAGAACGCGCTGGCGCTGTTTCCGCAATTAAAAGCCCGCGTTAAGCCGCCGGCTTCAGAAGCAAATGACGCTCGCAAGCAGTGA
- a CDS encoding squalene--hopene cyclase — MDLERLKRAYNTARRDLLAERTPDGHWEGRLSSSALSTATAVSALSLMRRHARGGDSARWTALVERGLAWIVAQQNRDGGWGDTDLSRSNIATTMLVEAAFHLAGVADQHRPMLDRASSYVERAGGLAGLAARYGKDKTFSVPILTNAALAGLVPWEQVAPLPFEAACLPQSWYRLARLPVVSYAIPALVAIGQARFFHRPPRNPLVRAIRRASVERSLHVLRRMQPASGGYLEATPLTSFVVMSLASIGRADHAVAENGARFLVDSAREDGSWPIDSNLATWVTSLSINAIGTRGDRSHLTPELLAWLLDCQHTERHPFTGAEPGGWGWSDLSGAVPDADDTPGALLALRHWDEAAKTTRNVGRADGLGRHWLLGLQNGDGGTPTFCRGWGKLPFDRSGTDLTAHAIRSLSGRPESGNGVQRALKYLARTQRADGAWVPLWFGNQFEPGEENPVYGTARVLLAYRDLNLLSSEPARRGLRYLVSRQNADGGWGAAGNDERETMNEKVAAEAEGARASGPAAKQSNDPPSPSFSAAAQAASTPSPQPLAPSPSSSVEETALAIEALAAVAGDPMVQPAWLKGLNWLVERVENGSYQQPAPIGLYFAKLWYYERLYPIIFTVAALGQAIEAWERKPPVTGDGHRS; from the coding sequence ATGGATTTAGAACGGTTAAAGCGAGCTTACAATACCGCGCGGCGCGATTTGCTGGCCGAGCGGACGCCCGATGGCCATTGGGAAGGGCGGCTATCGTCGTCGGCCTTGTCGACGGCCACGGCCGTGAGCGCGCTTTCTTTAATGCGTCGCCACGCGCGTGGCGGCGACTCGGCCCGCTGGACGGCGCTCGTCGAGCGCGGGCTCGCTTGGATCGTCGCCCAACAGAACCGTGATGGGGGTTGGGGGGACACCGACCTGAGCCGGTCGAACATCGCCACGACCATGCTCGTCGAGGCGGCGTTTCACCTGGCCGGGGTGGCCGACCAGCATCGGCCGATGCTCGATCGAGCGAGTAGCTATGTCGAGCGGGCCGGCGGGCTGGCGGGACTGGCCGCGCGGTATGGCAAGGACAAGACATTCTCGGTGCCGATCTTGACCAACGCGGCGCTGGCCGGATTGGTGCCGTGGGAGCAGGTCGCGCCGCTGCCGTTCGAGGCGGCGTGTCTGCCCCAGTCGTGGTATCGGCTGGCGCGATTGCCAGTGGTGAGTTACGCGATTCCGGCCTTGGTGGCGATTGGCCAGGCGCGGTTCTTTCACCGGCCGCCGCGGAATCCGCTGGTGCGGGCGATTCGCCGAGCGTCGGTCGAACGGAGCTTGCACGTGCTGCGGCGGATGCAGCCGGCCAGCGGCGGCTACCTGGAAGCGACACCACTGACGAGTTTCGTGGTGATGAGCCTGGCCAGCATTGGCCGGGCCGATCACGCCGTGGCCGAGAACGGGGCGCGGTTCCTGGTCGATTCGGCCCGCGAGGACGGCAGTTGGCCGATCGATTCGAACCTGGCCACCTGGGTGACGTCGCTGTCGATCAACGCGATCGGCACGCGCGGCGACCGGTCACACCTGACGCCGGAACTACTCGCCTGGCTGCTCGATTGTCAGCACACCGAGCGGCATCCGTTCACTGGCGCAGAACCAGGCGGCTGGGGCTGGAGCGACCTGAGCGGCGCGGTCCCCGACGCCGACGACACGCCTGGGGCGTTGCTGGCGCTGCGCCACTGGGACGAGGCGGCGAAGACAACGAGGAATGTCGGCAGAGCCGACGGCTTGGGTAGGCATTGGTTGCTTGGATTGCAAAACGGTGATGGAGGCACGCCGACCTTTTGCCGTGGCTGGGGGAAGTTGCCATTTGATCGGAGCGGCACCGATCTGACGGCGCACGCAATTCGATCGCTGAGCGGTCGGCCAGAGTCTGGCAACGGGGTTCAACGCGCACTCAAATATCTCGCGCGGACTCAGCGCGCCGATGGGGCCTGGGTGCCGCTCTGGTTCGGCAATCAGTTCGAGCCGGGGGAAGAAAACCCGGTGTACGGCACGGCACGGGTGCTGCTGGCGTATCGCGACTTGAATTTGCTCAGCAGCGAGCCGGCCCGGCGCGGGCTGCGCTATCTCGTCTCGCGCCAGAACGCCGACGGCGGCTGGGGAGCGGCGGGAAACGATGAACGAGAAACGATGAACGAGAAAGTGGCTGCGGAAGCCGAGGGCGCGCGGGCCTCTGGCCCTGCGGCTAAACAGTCGAACGATCCCCCGTCCCCCTCCTTTTCTGCTGCGGCGCAAGCCGCATCCACCCCTAGTCCCCAGCCCCTAGCCCCTAGCCCCTCTTCCTCTGTCGAGGAAACCGCCCTCGCCATCGAAGCCCTCGCGGCCGTGGCCGGCGACCCAATGGTGCAACCTGCGTGGCTCAAGGGACTTAACTGGCTGGTCGAACGTGTGGAAAACGGCAGTTATCAACAGCCCGCTCCTATCGGTTTATACTTTGCCAAGCTGTGGTATTATGAGCGTCTGTATCCCATAATCTTCACGGTCGCCGCCCTGGGGCAGGCGATCGAAGCTTGGGAACGAAAACCGCCCGTAACCGGTGACGGCCATCGCAGTTAG
- a CDS encoding polyprenyl synthetase family protein, whose product MNGDGQDPALSAETRRPRRRNTSHLKLVPETREARDALQARCDAVADKLDKTRPLNKDQLEAVARGLLADAGLAEGYVGWTMVALASAFWRSQVAAVPFNRRLLLLPHCLKHAEGCPAEYDEFGLDCRRCGACTIADFRTKAEDLGYKVLVAEGSPIVLKIIVSGYVDAIVGVACLNVLEKAIDKILLAGIPCMAVPLLSSDCRNTSVDEDRVLEVITSTQSKPTHQTKTYVHLMRAAAGMFEPDELERLAPRLRGGPRLAELNGQGIAGADPVAGTEAIAYDFLAKGGKHSRPFITLAAYDAMTGGRGGDADGSEYLAGLPDAVKRAALSIETFHKASLVHDDIEDDDQFRYGETTVHRKFGIPTAINVGDYMIGLGYRLVSRDAGTLGPDMAADIIDRLADAHMKLSEGQGAELLWRDSLHKKLAPLDALKIYALKTAPAFEAALYSGLRLAGPVDKQNTFVNSFAKNIGIAFQILNDLNDWRPDNHNKLLAGGDVFGDRPTVLWALALEGLDDADRAELQEVVRAGVCNADSIEKVRRLYERAGVFEQAQRLVDKYHERAEKVADEVGNDELRRLLYYLIDTVLERPTDAEEPAVVPIGVAPHHS is encoded by the coding sequence CTGAATGGAGATGGCCAAGACCCCGCGTTATCGGCCGAAACTCGCCGACCCCGTCGCCGCAATACCAGCCACCTGAAGCTGGTCCCCGAGACTCGCGAGGCGCGCGATGCACTGCAGGCCCGCTGTGACGCGGTGGCCGACAAGCTCGACAAGACGCGGCCGCTGAACAAGGACCAACTCGAAGCCGTGGCCCGGGGCTTGCTGGCTGACGCAGGTTTGGCCGAAGGTTACGTCGGCTGGACGATGGTTGCGCTGGCGTCGGCCTTTTGGCGATCACAAGTGGCCGCCGTGCCGTTCAATCGCCGGCTGTTGCTGCTGCCTCATTGCTTGAAGCACGCCGAAGGCTGCCCCGCCGAGTACGACGAATTCGGGCTCGACTGTCGCCGCTGTGGCGCTTGCACGATTGCCGACTTCCGGACCAAGGCCGAGGATCTGGGCTACAAGGTGCTGGTGGCCGAGGGGTCGCCGATCGTGTTAAAGATCATTGTCAGCGGCTATGTCGACGCGATTGTCGGCGTGGCCTGCCTGAACGTGCTGGAAAAGGCGATCGACAAGATTCTGCTGGCCGGCATCCCGTGCATGGCGGTGCCGCTGCTGTCGAGCGACTGTCGTAACACCAGCGTCGATGAGGATCGCGTGCTGGAGGTGATTACGTCGACCCAATCGAAGCCGACGCACCAGACCAAGACCTACGTTCATCTGATGCGCGCCGCGGCGGGCATGTTCGAGCCCGACGAGTTGGAACGACTGGCCCCGCGATTGCGCGGTGGACCACGACTGGCCGAGCTGAACGGCCAGGGAATTGCCGGCGCCGATCCGGTGGCCGGCACCGAAGCGATCGCGTACGACTTTCTGGCCAAGGGTGGCAAGCACTCGCGTCCGTTCATCACGCTGGCTGCGTATGACGCCATGACCGGCGGCCGCGGTGGCGACGCCGACGGGAGTGAGTATCTGGCAGGCCTGCCCGACGCCGTTAAGCGCGCCGCCTTGTCGATCGAGACGTTCCACAAAGCGTCGCTCGTCCACGACGATATCGAAGACGACGACCAGTTCCGCTATGGCGAGACGACGGTCCACCGCAAGTTCGGCATTCCCACGGCGATCAACGTCGGCGACTACATGATCGGCCTGGGCTATCGACTGGTCAGCCGCGATGCTGGCACGCTGGGGCCCGACATGGCCGCCGACATCATCGACCGGTTGGCCGACGCGCACATGAAACTGTCCGAAGGGCAAGGCGCCGAGCTATTGTGGCGCGATTCGCTGCATAAGAAGCTCGCGCCGCTCGACGCCTTGAAGATTTACGCCCTGAAGACCGCGCCGGCGTTCGAGGCAGCGTTGTACTCGGGTCTGCGCCTGGCGGGGCCGGTCGACAAACAGAACACGTTCGTGAACTCGTTCGCCAAGAACATCGGCATTGCCTTCCAGATTCTGAACGACCTGAACGACTGGCGACCGGATAACCACAACAAGCTGCTGGCTGGTGGCGACGTGTTCGGCGATCGGCCGACGGTTTTGTGGGCGTTGGCGCTCGAGGGGCTGGACGACGCCGACCGCGCCGAGTTGCAGGAGGTGGTTCGCGCCGGAGTGTGCAATGCCGATTCGATCGAGAAGGTCCGCCGGCTGTACGAGCGAGCCGGCGTGTTCGAGCAGGCCCAGCGGCTGGTCGACAAATACCATGAGCGGGCCGAAAAAGTCGCCGATGAAGTGGGCAACGACGAACTTCGCCGATTACTGTATTACCTCATCGACACTGTCCTCGAGCGCCCCACCGACGCCGAGGAACCCGCCGTGGTGCCGATCGGGGTTGCCCCCCACCATTCGTAA